From a region of the Bremerella alba genome:
- a CDS encoding HU family DNA-binding protein, whose product MAKKAAAATVKKPLTKTQLLTNIAESTGIAKKDVSAVMDALSSEIGKALGRSGAGAIAIPGIVKIEKKKVPARPAKKGVPNPFKPGELMDVPAKPASTKVKVRPLKNLKEMA is encoded by the coding sequence ATGGCAAAGAAAGCTGCAGCTGCGACCGTCAAGAAACCTCTCACCAAGACCCAACTGCTGACTAACATCGCAGAATCGACGGGCATTGCGAAGAAGGACGTCAGTGCGGTCATGGACGCGCTGTCCTCAGAAATCGGCAAGGCCCTGGGTCGTAGCGGTGCTGGTGCGATCGCTATTCCTGGCATCGTAAAGATCGAAAAGAAGAAGGTTCCAGCTCGCCCCGCAAAGAAGGGTGTGCCTAACCCTTTCAAGCCAGGTGAACTGATGGACGTTCCGGCTAAGCCAGCCTCGACCAAGGTCAAGGTTCGTCCTCTCAAGAACCTCAAGGAAATGGCCTAA